The following is a genomic window from Triplophysa rosa linkage group LG11, Trosa_1v2, whole genome shotgun sequence.
ATATGTGTGAAAAAACTTAATATTTTAACTTATGCGTGAACCCAAAAACAAGCCTACATTGATAACTTTAAATCATATTAGTCAAAGCATCGCCACATTTAATTTTGGCACTCTTTACTGGTTGCAAGGAggtcatacagtatgtctggGATGAGGTtgagtatttaaaaaatcattttatttttgggtgaacattcTGAATATTCTTTAATATGATGCTTCATCGTGGCTTGAACCTTTTTTCTTCACTTGGCTTGAAAATATTGTATCCTAATCGCCAGTAATGCAAGGTCGTGGCTTTAATTCCCAGGGAACAGTGCATTAAGGACGCAGGCcgatttcacagacacggcttagcttaaaccaggactatgtcttagttgaattaagatatttatgtcgcttttattaaaatgccttcgaagaatacattactggtgtgcatcttgagacaaaacaatggcactgatatattttaagatatttctgggcaagttacaTTCAGTTAATGCATGTCACACATTCagtttagtctgggactagctttaagccttgtctgaaACCGGGCCgcaatgtgtttttaaagtcaTGTTTTATAAAGGTGTGTGCCACCTGTATTAATGTAAAAGATGGCAGTGCTCTTGGGTTTGGTTTGCTAAATGTGTGATATAGGGCTGTTAGGCTGATCATAGTTGACTCATCAGCCAGCTGTCATAGATGCTTGACATTCAGCCCAATGCTTCTGCAAATGATCCTAGAGGTGATAAAACAAACTGTGGAGATGGCCTGATTATGTGGTTCTCAATTCTCCAAGGGGTTTGACAATTGTGTAAGAATTTGAATAGTTCAAAACCCTCTAAAAGCCACCTCCGTAAAAAATGAGATTATGATGTTGAATACATGCTCTCCACACATAATATACGTTactcaaataattttgcttcCAAACCTGCTAAATACCACACTTTGACCGGTCTGAAATATCTGGTATTGCTGAAAGTAAATGTAGGCGTCTGATGAAAATGCTcatttaaaggaccagtgtgtaaGATTAAGGAggatccattgacagaaatgcaatattataaacataactatgtcttcagaggtgtataaagaccttacataatgaagcgttatgtttttcttaccttagaatgagctacttctatctacatacaccgcgggtccctttgcatggaattcaccatgttgtttctacagtagccctaagcggacaaactgctctacagaacgtgtttcaTAAATTTGTTAgttccttcggcaaagaagtgaaaatgcgACATCTTGgtcctgtgagagccgccaTGGTGCTTCAAAAGGGGGGAGCGGGccgctggttgcaattcgcaacgtcaccgctagatgccgctgaAATCACCACATTGTACCTGTTCGACGGCTCAGTTTATAAATCGTTAATTTAAGCGTACCATTGTGAAATAAGGTAGTTAATGTGCTTTAGAAAGGCTTTTAAATTGTTGCTTATATAATAGCTAAGAGTATTTTCATGAGGAAAATCATAGATCCTTCTTTTAACCAATGTAAATTGTTGGTTAAAAATAATGGATTATGTACATTCAGCTGGTTTTGTAATAATTTAGTACTGGCTAACACGCTAGACCGatccattatttttatttttttaaagccagTCTCTCTACTAGCCTCTCATTCTGTAACTTACAGATAAATGAAAGATCACCCACAACATTTTCTCCAGTTTATTAACTGTAAATACAAGCAGAAAGTGTAGGTGTATAACAACAAATCTGACAAGCCATGTTCAACTACAACCATGACCAAAACATATAATTTAGTCTTTGCTTCGATTTCTGCCATGCTTAAAGCAACACCTAACGCACTTGTGTTCAGATTCAGAACAAGTTCTACGAAAGCGTCCGCTGTAGCAGTTGTGATTGTAAACCAATACGGTCTCTTTAAAAATGCACAAAGGCCTCAGAAGAGAGCGCAGACGAATATCTGAAAACAAAGCCAGGCGGCCTTTCTCTTTCCCACCTGGTTGGTCGCACGACAAGGCAATAAAACAGTAGTTTTGTTTCTGAgcttaaatgttttttcctCCTCACTGTTAGTGCAATACCTCCTGCTGATGGATAAGTAGTGGTACAGATGTGGAAGGTTTTGTTACATGCTACTGAACTCTTCACTTAGAGCATTACTGAATAAAGTCAGAAATGTCCTCCTTCAAAAGATACTTGACTACAATGACACAAGGACATACTTAAGAAGATCTGGTcctgtctgcatttacataaaTCTATTGCAACGGTCCCTTTGTCAACTTACAACTCAAGTGCGCAGTCGCTAAAAAAACCTTCCGTGCTCATGGCCTCTTTAAAGGTCACGGTCAGGGAATTAATTGTTACCTTAGTCACAATTACCTTCCCAGGATGCACTGCGATGGTGGAGGAAGCCTGTGACTGGTCAGTCGGGACCTGTAATGTTGTTTTACATTCTTCCGTGACCTCAACATCCATCTCTTTTTTATCCTCGACCTCTGGAGTGTCTGACTGACTTGTTTCTTTTATCATCTCCTGTTTCGCACTCATATGTACCTCGATAACCGAAGgtctgttttgtattttgtcaagcACACCTTCCACTTTCGTTTCTAAGTTGGTACTGTTTTGTAGTGATTGGTCAGTGTTTGTTGCATCGTGTGCTACCCGTTCAGAGTCGCCACCCCCTGCAATGTTTGTGACTGGGACGGTCAGTTGTGTTTCGGTGATTTTACGGTTTTCAAGTCCATCTGTTGCTCCTAAAACTGGACCTGTCATGAGGCAAGTGTCCTCGGTCAGCTTCGCACTGTGGTCTAAACTGGACTGGCAGTTCTCAGTATTCCTGACGGTGATTATTGGttcttgttctgttgaagagTTGTACCCCTCAGATAGCTCATGgcctgacaaaaaaaatcaggaAAAACACCTTATTAAGACACTTGTCACCATCGCTTtaacacagattttttttgcaatatttttCACAAGGCTCTCATGACCCCTGAACATGCTACATTATGAGTGTATCCTAGCAACAGTTGTCGTATCGATGCCACACAACACCTACCACTTGGAATGTCCTGGTTCACGTCTGTGTTTTCATCATTGTTTgtcatctttctttttttcttctgctcaTTTTCCTCGTCTCTATCCCACTCTTTCTCTCTAGAGTCATTTGAAGAAACTGGGCTTCTTGTTAGTTGCTGGAAAGGCTTAACATCATCCGTGATTCTGGACCTGCGTTTTTCTATGCGACGGTAGCCCACTCTACAGCGCCGTCCGATCTGATCAATCTCCACGGAACGGGAAAGTGACAGACGGATTCTTGGAGATGGTTTTACCAGAACCTTGTGGGCACTTCGTAGGTCCATTGGGTAGATGTTCTGTTAGGGTGGAGGTTAGGATTATCAGAGGTTGCAAAAACTTGTCATGCTactatatgtatattttatatttatgaattGTTTTGATTGTTTGCATGTTATGATGCAAAAAGGCTCCACTGATATGCTTTTCTTGTGTCACAGGAGGAAAGAATCAAGTACAGCCCCCCGTGGATGCTATGCAAAATTTGGACACTGAATCCAATAACAGtcacaaataaaaatgctttacgGATCCAATGCAGTGGTTCTAGGACACTTTAGTCCATCGaatctaaaaataaagatttactTAACAATTTAAAATCGGTTTTcattgaccacgtttacatgtacgtcagtaatcaaattatttgccttattctgagtaaggtaatattacgattaaggtgtttacatgagttgctttaagaatatacctttcatgttcccgttttacatgttacactacacagttcgattaatggcatacgtcattacgtccctaagcgacgtcgttcgacgttccctccataatAAACAGTTCGTCTTtgccatggtaccacatacagtttttggtgtttcatttattttctagaattgttggcatctttcttgtttcccgttcggaccaaaaatgtgctttcttgcttgaagccatgttgtttgccgtaaaacgaaacggctgtccactgccgtgcgcgtgtgtaacctgtcgcaaagtgccgcgaaagttcctacgcgccggtaatagtgcgattaaggtgtgtacatgtctataccgcacttcgataatgcgactaaaataggagtactccacccgtcttaactcgatttgtgtttacaacgattatgagtttagacggattaagataatcaaaaagctctgtttacatggtccattcttaatcagagttttgtcttaatcgtgttaataccggattattgttgtccatgtaaacgtggtcagtgACTCACCATCAtgccatttcaaacatgtatgactttgcttttttggaacacaaaaggagttaTAGCAGAACGTGCTTGCTATACAATGTAAGTGCATGGTGACCATGACTTTAAAGTAGAATTTAAGTCTTTCTATTAATTAGCAACTAAAATTTCAGTCTGTTGCTCATAAATCTATTGTATGGCTTTGGATATGAAATATAGTGGACAGGACTTCACTCTATGGTGATTTTTTCTCCTTTTACAGCTTGTCAGTCCCTGGTCCCCATCCACTCTTGTTGTATAGAATAGACCAGCATGGACATTCTCTCTTTTTAAGATGAGATCTCATCTTGGTTTGAAAAtaagcaaatgatgacaaaacgaTTTCTTGAAATACTGGAATGTTTGGAAATATTGGAATCTGTATCTGATTCTTTGATATTTGATATACAAATCAACAGTGTTGGGCAGTTACTTaatagttactaattacatattcaatattgTAATTAGAATACTGTACAATACTGAAAAAGTATgtcattacttattactaattactttctatatcctatatcaaccttgattagttaagtgattcaaggatagaaatgaaacggctcttttaattcattcaaataaataatataaaactacataaagtagtattattaactgaccaaagtattacaaatgtgagaattatacattaaagttagactttgaattttgatgtcaattcaactattgcacacacatatattacacacagtatttagttgaattacatcagaagtaactgtaattaaattacagaaaaaataagagtaatgccttacttaactttttcaagggaaaagtaattcaattacagtaactaattacttagtaactagttacacccaacactgcaaatCAATATAACAGTTGTGGACCTGGTACTTAGGTCATTATCGCAAAAGCTCAAATATTGTTTCAGGAAAAAATTATGCATTATAGTTTATGCATTATagctttttaaataatttataataataaacattgaAATACCCCAAATATCACAGAAACTgcttcacaaaaataaaaaatgaagatgaaactCATACCCGCAATACAATCCGACGAGGTCTCAGCCCTTTTCTCTTATAAGCCAgagctctttctttctcttctctgTTAAAAAAAGAGGAATGTAAATAAAGTGACAATAAAAAGAATCTCTGTCACATTTTCCCATCATTAA
Proteins encoded in this region:
- the cbx7a gene encoding chromobox homolog 7a isoform X1, giving the protein MEGGLRTERVSSSPSMRVWLETSQRFVATQFIYTHAGSRVGEDDDGSARSTRVVVKIKQQRQINKITNCSNRIYVVFINRPRASKYLQLGNVEYLLKWQGWSPKYSTWEPEENILDPRLVVAYEEKEEKERALAYKRKGLRPRRIVLRNIYPMDLRSAHKVLVKPSPRIRLSLSRSVEIDQIGRRCRVGYRRIEKRRSRITDDVKPFQQLTRSPVSSNDSREKEWDRDEENEQKKKRKMTNNDENTDVNQDIPSGHELSEGYNSSTEQEPIITVRNTENCQSSLDHSAKLTEDTCLMTGPVLGATDGLENRKITETQLTVPVTNIAGGGDSERVAHDATNTDQSLQNSTNLETKVEGVLDKIQNRPSVIEVHMSAKQEMIKETSQSDTPEVEDKKEMDVEVTEECKTTLQVPTDQSQASSTIAVHPGKVIVTKVTINSLTVTFKEAMSTEGFFSDCALEL
- the cbx7a gene encoding chromobox homolog 7a isoform X3, whose product is MGNVEYLLKWQGWSPKYSTWEPEENILDPRLVVAYEEKEEKERALAYKRKGLRPRRIVLRNIYPMDLRSAHKVLVKPSPRIRLSLSRSVEIDQIGRRCRVGYRRIEKRRSRITDDVKPFQQLTRSPVSSNDSREKEWDRDEENEQKKKRKMTNNDENTDVNQDIPSGHELSEGYNSSTEQEPIITVRNTENCQSSLDHSAKLTEDTCLMTGPVLGATDGLENRKITETQLTVPVTNIAGGGDSERVAHDATNTDQSLQNSTNLETKVEGVLDKIQNRPSVIEVHMSAKQEMIKETSQSDTPEVEDKKEMDVEVTEECKTTLQVPTDQSQASSTIAVHPGKVIVTKVTINSLTVTFKEAMSTEGFFSDCALEL
- the cbx7a gene encoding chromobox homolog 7a isoform X2, with amino-acid sequence MELISIGEQVFAVESITKKRIRKGNVEYLLKWQGWSPKYSTWEPEENILDPRLVVAYEEKEEKERALAYKRKGLRPRRIVLRNIYPMDLRSAHKVLVKPSPRIRLSLSRSVEIDQIGRRCRVGYRRIEKRRSRITDDVKPFQQLTRSPVSSNDSREKEWDRDEENEQKKKRKMTNNDENTDVNQDIPSGHELSEGYNSSTEQEPIITVRNTENCQSSLDHSAKLTEDTCLMTGPVLGATDGLENRKITETQLTVPVTNIAGGGDSERVAHDATNTDQSLQNSTNLETKVEGVLDKIQNRPSVIEVHMSAKQEMIKETSQSDTPEVEDKKEMDVEVTEECKTTLQVPTDQSQASSTIAVHPGKVIVTKVTINSLTVTFKEAMSTEGFFSDCALEL